The Kogia breviceps isolate mKogBre1 chromosome 4, mKogBre1 haplotype 1, whole genome shotgun sequence genome window below encodes:
- the TEKTL1 gene encoding tektin-like protein 1 produces the protein MVMGARLHSLFRPGRSCVTLGDPCPSWRGPRARRGHQAGTMPVLIPPVEHSQDTRVGPPAWREATKALTQKVHQLTDRCGQEAVTMWQPKDSVRDPHTARHLCRAAYILPWRFGVEMLKGGSTTEKPLPGEGVMLWKGKMKPPAWHARLPLPMYRDARALQTAGAVHAHARGARLTAARLNRAQHQINGQLRLLQRQREATDHRLSEVRKALLINQQSVKLRGYRPTSEKIPDKADSMLTWEKEELKSMKRKMEKDMEKSEALLKTLASCRDTLVFCCKERLQAVELMNQPLDKVLEQAGRHSWVNPSRVPSRRTQGLQTPPPDPVGTYTPECATALYEAKRLLMESKDTLLDMAKNEEDVREQQQQISDRVCASLAQKTRETLELKDRLNVTLGLMRRTIHRCTKLTQELHITCGLLKGPLSESHLETREKLDRPLVRTYQRHVGTQLPEATRLAQGTDKLQRRISHVEKILEELLSMRKDLTWSLNCKKIGQEVDSNVVRLRLRQRHPHVCYEQAQRLVNDWDPRPPPRAESSIARK, from the exons ATGGTGATGGGTGCTCGGCTTCACTCCCTCTTCAGGCCAGGAAGGAGTTGCGTGACGCTGGGGGATCCCTGCCCCTCCTGGAGAGGACCTCGGGCCAGGCGAGGTCACCAAGCAGGGACCATGCCCGTGTTGATACCCCCGGTTGAGCACAGCCAGGACACGCGTGTTGGGCCTCCGGCATGGCGCGAGGCGACCAAGGCCTTGACACAGAAGGTGCACCAGCTGACCGACCGCTGTGGGCAAGAGGCGGTGACCATGTGGCAGCCCAAGGACAGCGTGCGGGACCCACACACGGCGCGCCACCTCTGCCGGGCCGCCTACATCCTGCCCTGGCGCTTCGGCGTGGAGATGCTCAAAGGCGGCAGCACCACGGAGAAGCCACTGCCGGGTGAGGGCGTTATGCTGTGGAAAGGCAAGATGAAGCCGCCCGCCTGGCATGCGCGCCTGCCGCTGCCCATGTACCGCGACGCGCGGGCCCTGCAGACGGCCGGGGCGGTGCACGCGCACGCTCGTGGGGCGCGCCTCACGGCCGCCCGCCTCAACCGCGCCCAGCACCAGATCAATGGGCAGCTGCGGTTGCTGCAGCGCCAGCGGGAGGCTACCGACCACAGGCTCAGCGAAGTGCGCAAGGCACTGCTTATTAACCAGCAGAGCGTCAAGCTGCGGGGCTACCGGCCCACGTCTGAGAAG ATCCCTGACAAAGCTGACAGTATGCTTACCTGGGAGAAAGAGGAGCTAAAGAGCATGAagaggaagatggagaaagatatgGAAAAATCTGAGGCCCTGCTCAAG ACCCTGGCCTCCTGCCGGGACACTCTGGTCTTCTGCTGTAAGGAGAGGCTCCAAGCCGTGGAGCTAATGAACCAGCCGCTGGACAAGGTTCTGGAGCAGGCCGGCCGCCACTCTTGGGTGAACCCCTCCCGAGTTCCCTCTCGGCGCACTCAGGGCCTGCAAACCCCGCCTCCAGACCCTGTGGGCACCTATACCCCAG AGTGCGCCACGGCGCTGTACGAAGCCAAGCGACTGTTAATGGAGTCCAAGGACACTTTGCTAGATATGGCAAAGAACGAGGAGGACGTCCGAGAGCAGCAACAGCAGATAAGCGACCGCGTGTGCGCCTCGCTAGCGCAGAAAACGCGCGAGACCCTGGAGCTGAAG GATAGACTGAACGTGACCTTAGGGCTCATGAGGAGAACCATCCACCGGTGCACGAAACTCACCCAGGAGCTGCACATCACCTGCGGCCTCCTCAAG GGTCCTCTGTCAGAAAGTCACCTGGAGACTCGAGAGAAACTGGACAGACCTCTGGTTCGCACGTATCAGAGACACGTGGGCACCCAACTCCCGGAGGCCACGCGCCTCGCCCAG GGCACTGACAAACTGCAGCGCCGCATCTCGCATGTGGAAAAGATCCTGGAGGAGCTGCTGTCCATGCGCAAGGACCTCACCTGGAGCCTCAACTGCAAGAAGATCGGGCAGGAAGTGGACTCCAACGTCGTGCGCTTGCGCCTCCGCCAGCGGCACCCGCACGTGTGCTATGAGCAGGCGCAGCGCCTGGTCAACGACTGGGACCCGCGCCCGCCACCGCGCGCGGAGTCCAGCATCGCCCGCAAGTGA